The following proteins are encoded in a genomic region of Corythoichthys intestinalis isolate RoL2023-P3 chromosome 5, ASM3026506v1, whole genome shotgun sequence:
- the ccdc77 gene encoding coiled-coil domain-containing protein 77: protein MGSPKKYSVAQRSCECAQNSSREAGSPLPPVHERLAFLRPSKELLDLYKGKIAQFDGEHGQVLKTLEKYKSIIEDQQKLMSDLRQREAEITELQNALSDMQVYLYQEREQSLRLHAENDRLKIRELEDRKKIQQLLAFVGSDDGETTYFHREPPHKVIVKQKNQGSGLGLGDNIRLRPTRMKPTVTSKVAAAAAAAKAAKLAEMGTGDTLEKYKTDKHSLMLQVEALQAQMEEQTRLAREQVETLQEDRQMRKDEAQAERQRFEKHIATLTETLQRTQNLLYESTKDFLKLKFNTRIQEKKWLVEKDRLLGQLDGRREHPKTGRGTRQHHAVGGVPAGLPARASPLPQPRNKDEIKAMQEEVTQAKRTAEMYREQCVALETELAQAREQGEAGQEICKERTEKASQRLKTMTQRYEALERRRTLEVEGFKTDLRQLRTKLKDVEKQLVQVMLSVAPNQDLAILQEVRESNTRTKKVQSDLMTLKAKIYGLENELRFC, encoded by the exons ATGGGATCTCCTAAAAAATATTCCGTGGCTCAGAG ATCCTGTGAATGCGCGCAAAATTCCAGTCGAGAAGCGGGATCTCCGCTCCCCCCGGTCCACGAGCGTTTGGCTTTCCTCCGTCCGTCCAAGGAACTTTTGGACTTGTACAAGGGGAAGATTGCCCAGTTTGATGGAGAACACGGGCAGGTGCTGAAGACGTTGGAGAAATACAAGAGTATCATCGAGGACCAG CAAAAGCTGATGAGCGACCTGCGCCAGCGCGAAGCCGAAATTACGGAGCTGCAAAACGCGCTGAGTGACATGCAGGTGTACCTGTACCAAGAGAGGGAGCAGTCCTTGCGGCTTCATGcggaaaatgacagactcaagaTCAG AGAGTTGGAGGACAGAAAGAAAATTCAACAGCTTCTGGCGTTTGTGGGTTCCGATGACGGGGAGACCACCTATTTCCATCGGGAGCCTCCTCACAAG GTGATAGTTAAACAGAAGAACCAAGGATCGGGACTGGGACTGGGAGACAATATCCGTCTCAGGCCAACGAGAATGAAACCCACCGTCACCAGTAAAG TTGCGGCGGCAGCGGCGGCCGCCAAGGCGGCAAAACTAGCCGAGATGGGAACGGGCGATACGTTGGAAAAATACAAGACGGACAAGCACAGTTTAATGCTACAA GTGGAAGCCCTGCAGGCCCAGATGGAGGAACAAACCAGGCTAGCGAGAGAGCAGGTGGAGACCCTCCAGGAGGACCGGCAGATGAGAAAAGACGAAGCGCAGGCGGAAAGGCAGAGATTTGAGAAACACATCGCCACGCTGACGGAAAC ACTACAGCGAACGCAGAACCTCCTGTACGAAAGCACCAAAGACTTCCTCAAGCTGAAATTCAATACGAGGATCCAGGAGAAGAAATGGTTGGTGGAGAAGGACCGCCTCCTCGGTCAACTGGACGGTCGCCGCGAACATCCCAAGACGGGGCGGGGGACGCGCCAGCACCACGCCGTCGGCGGAGTCCCGGCAGGGCTCCCGGCTCGCGCCAGCCCGCTGCCTCAGCCCAGAAATAAGGACGAAATCAAG GCCATGCAGGAAGAAGTGACGCAAGCTAAACGGACGGCCGAGATGTACAGGGAGCAATGCGTGGCTTTGGAAACCGAGTTGGCGCAAGCAAGAGAGCAAGGGGAGGCGGGACAGGAAATTTGTAAG GAGCGTACGGAAAAAGCGTCCCAACGTCTCAAGACCATGACTCAGCGTTACGAGGCGTTGGAGAGGAGGCGGACCTTAGAGGTGGAGGGCTTCAAGACCGACCTCAGGCAACTTCGGACAAAACTCAAAGATGTAGAAAAACAACTTGTTCAG GTGATGCTAAGCGTGGCACCCAATCAGGATTTAGCCATTCTCCAGGAAGTCCGGGAGAGCAATACGAGGACTAAGAAGGTCCAGAGCGACCTCATGACATTGAAGGCCAAGATTTACGGACTGGAAAATGAGCTCAGGTTTTGCTGA